One genomic segment of Nonomuraea coxensis DSM 45129 includes these proteins:
- a CDS encoding diacylglycerol/lipid kinase family protein: protein MSDLRTKAEHTAAIQRDRRVAVVVNTRSRRGRRHYFEVIEQLHESGYEPLAELSVYNPKRLRELLDTALATGPDLLIVGGGDGTLSSAVRHVAHRDVALGVLPLGTTNNFARSLGLPLDLSGAIRVFSTGKVADIDLGMADDRPFANLASFGVSVEVAGKVKPWLKRLLGRPAYPLTALTILPGHRPFRAFITVEGQRHELLTHQLNIANGRFHGGWQVARDISIDNGTLVAYQLGSGKKLRLLGETLIRATTGRWRSLAGGPFVVGREMLLETDPPMAADVDGEVRLRTPIRLRVVPNGVRVMVPDSFEDR, encoded by the coding sequence ATGAGCGACTTGCGCACCAAAGCCGAGCACACCGCGGCGATCCAGCGGGATCGCCGGGTGGCCGTGGTGGTGAACACTCGCTCGCGGCGGGGCCGCCGTCACTACTTCGAGGTCATCGAGCAGCTCCACGAGTCGGGCTACGAGCCTCTGGCGGAGCTGTCGGTCTACAACCCCAAGCGCCTGCGCGAGCTGCTCGACACGGCGCTGGCGACCGGCCCCGACCTGCTCATCGTGGGCGGCGGCGACGGCACCCTCTCCTCGGCCGTGCGGCACGTGGCCCACCGCGACGTGGCGCTCGGCGTGCTGCCGCTCGGCACCACCAACAACTTCGCCCGCAGCCTCGGCCTGCCGCTCGACCTGTCCGGCGCGATCCGGGTCTTCTCCACCGGCAAGGTGGCCGACATCGACCTCGGCATGGCCGACGACCGGCCGTTCGCCAACCTCGCCAGCTTCGGCGTCTCGGTGGAGGTCGCGGGCAAGGTCAAGCCGTGGCTCAAGCGCCTGCTGGGCCGGCCGGCCTACCCGCTGACGGCGCTGACGATCCTGCCCGGCCACCGGCCCTTCCGCGCCTTCATCACCGTCGAGGGGCAGCGCCACGAGCTGCTCACCCACCAGCTCAACATCGCCAACGGCCGCTTCCACGGCGGCTGGCAGGTGGCCAGGGACATCAGCATCGACAACGGCACGCTGGTGGCCTACCAGCTCGGCTCGGGCAAGAAGCTCCGCCTGCTCGGCGAGACCCTGATCAGGGCCACCACCGGCCGCTGGCGCAGCCTCGCGGGCGGGCCGTTCGTGGTCGGGCGGGAGATGCTGCTGGAGACCGATCCGCCGATGGCCGCCGACGTGGACGGCGAGGTACGGCTGCGCACCCCGATCAGGCTGCGCGTGGTGCCCAACGGGGTGCGCGTGATGGTGCCCGACTCCTTCGAGGACCGCTGA
- a CDS encoding immune inhibitor A domain-containing protein, with protein sequence MPSTKRLLAAFPAVALLGAALSVPTAQAASVARYAPTAADYYINYAPPSVERDPREPGLADQKARSLTPAQKFDRKFSSGNPAAGRILAAREREAIRTGRNPAEWIFKNSKQTRTAKLLTVLVEFNEQANDDFSGFNRLRTVNSAPDDCVVEPAGTLMNGPLHNNIPDPATLPHADNNSFWVKDFSTEHFNKMLYSDKGITERVRKDLKDPRDGKPGIDISGFTMKKMYEEMSKGAYSVTGSAVGWIKVPHSEAYYGAAACGGAPQDMSGHPSNELGAQQLAIDSVNALAQAQPDFPWADYDVEDISDADGDGNFQEPDGVIDHLVLVHAGKDKSSDGGAEGTYAIWAHSSAVAGGYTVPGTDKKISNYIVQPEDSGVGVFAHEYGHDLGLPDLYDTSGQASSAVDFWDLMSSGSHSGPIFQSMPAHMGLWDKWVLGWANPKTFEPGDASKLVTVGQSSRTPKLTADGVRVNLASEPLQMITPHSGSNAWWTNLDQEWANVSLTRDLPVPSGSDVRLWMWNNYEIEQDWDFGFVEVSTDGGQTWTQQKMFDEAGNEVTTPDGYPDPNKNLKTFGGKKYGITGDTGEQWRHDYVDLTAFAGQTVKFRLTYNTDAAYTPRGWHVDDFVLTNGGETVWSDDVEGGDNGWKATGGTFTNTSGQGWTRNNGEREVQRFYLAEWRNFDGFDNGLAYTYDTDYLREGAWKVQRVKYNAPGLLVWYRDSTYTNNSVANNLRLPPSLGPKGSLLVVDSHFEPLRRTGVAAEKDPTANKNLQGRVQTSNAAFGFGKTYPFKECIEAAGEPFSAYCTDFPAQKGVTTFTDAKTWYPGIELLNGGLAYRDFDASAVVPSKGDQTYSTRVVHADGTPAPELYGQVAAGSVLGTGNPGDEGKALGVQFKLISPLPGNLGAIVQVVPPKK encoded by the coding sequence GTGCCCAGCACTAAGCGCTTATTGGCAGCTTTCCCGGCGGTCGCCCTGCTTGGCGCCGCCCTGTCCGTGCCCACCGCTCAGGCGGCCTCCGTCGCCCGCTACGCGCCCACGGCCGCGGACTACTACATCAACTACGCCCCGCCGTCGGTCGAGCGGGACCCGCGTGAGCCGGGCCTCGCCGACCAGAAGGCCCGCTCGCTGACCCCGGCCCAGAAGTTCGACCGGAAGTTCAGCAGCGGCAACCCGGCGGCCGGGCGCATTCTGGCCGCACGGGAGCGGGAGGCCATCAGGACCGGCCGCAACCCAGCCGAGTGGATCTTCAAGAACAGCAAGCAGACCCGCACGGCCAAGCTCCTGACCGTCCTCGTCGAGTTCAACGAGCAGGCCAACGACGACTTCTCCGGCTTCAACCGGCTGCGCACCGTCAACAGCGCCCCGGACGACTGCGTCGTCGAGCCGGCGGGCACGCTGATGAACGGCCCGCTGCACAACAACATCCCCGACCCGGCCACCCTGCCGCACGCGGACAACAACTCCTTCTGGGTCAAGGACTTCAGCACCGAGCACTTCAACAAGATGCTCTACAGCGACAAGGGCATCACCGAGCGTGTGCGCAAGGACCTCAAGGACCCGCGCGACGGCAAGCCCGGCATCGACATCTCCGGCTTCACGATGAAGAAGATGTACGAGGAGATGTCCAAGGGCGCCTACTCGGTCACCGGCTCCGCGGTCGGCTGGATCAAGGTCCCGCACTCCGAGGCGTACTACGGCGCCGCGGCCTGCGGCGGCGCGCCCCAGGACATGTCCGGCCACCCGAGCAACGAGCTCGGCGCCCAGCAGCTCGCCATCGACTCGGTCAACGCCCTCGCCCAGGCCCAGCCGGACTTCCCGTGGGCCGACTACGACGTCGAGGACATCTCCGACGCCGACGGCGACGGCAACTTCCAGGAGCCCGACGGCGTCATCGACCACCTGGTGCTGGTGCACGCCGGCAAGGACAAGTCCTCCGACGGCGGCGCCGAGGGCACCTACGCCATCTGGGCCCACTCCAGCGCGGTCGCCGGCGGCTACACCGTCCCCGGCACGGACAAGAAGATCTCCAACTACATCGTGCAGCCCGAGGACTCCGGCGTCGGCGTCTTCGCCCACGAGTACGGCCACGACCTCGGCCTGCCCGACCTGTACGACACCTCGGGCCAGGCCAGCTCCGCCGTCGACTTCTGGGACCTGATGTCCAGCGGCTCGCACTCCGGCCCGATCTTCCAGTCGATGCCGGCCCACATGGGCCTGTGGGACAAGTGGGTGCTCGGCTGGGCGAACCCGAAGACGTTCGAGCCCGGCGACGCCTCCAAGCTCGTCACCGTCGGCCAGTCCTCGCGCACGCCCAAGCTCACCGCCGACGGCGTCCGGGTCAACCTGGCCTCCGAGCCGCTGCAGATGATCACCCCGCACAGCGGGTCCAACGCCTGGTGGACGAACCTCGACCAGGAGTGGGCCAACGTCTCGCTCACCCGTGACCTGCCCGTCCCGTCCGGCTCGGACGTGCGGCTGTGGATGTGGAACAACTACGAGATCGAGCAGGACTGGGACTTCGGCTTCGTCGAGGTCTCGACCGACGGCGGCCAGACCTGGACGCAGCAGAAGATGTTCGACGAGGCCGGCAACGAGGTCACCACGCCCGACGGCTACCCGGACCCGAACAAGAACCTCAAGACGTTCGGCGGCAAGAAGTACGGCATCACCGGTGACACCGGCGAGCAGTGGCGGCACGACTACGTCGACCTGACGGCGTTCGCCGGGCAGACCGTCAAGTTCCGCCTGACGTACAACACCGACGCCGCCTACACCCCGCGCGGCTGGCACGTCGACGACTTCGTGCTCACCAACGGCGGCGAGACCGTCTGGAGCGACGACGTCGAGGGCGGCGACAACGGCTGGAAGGCCACCGGCGGCACCTTCACCAACACCAGCGGCCAGGGCTGGACCCGCAACAACGGCGAGCGCGAGGTGCAGCGCTTCTACCTGGCCGAGTGGCGCAACTTCGACGGCTTCGACAACGGCCTGGCCTACACCTACGACACCGACTACCTCCGCGAGGGGGCGTGGAAGGTGCAGCGGGTGAAGTACAACGCGCCCGGCCTGCTGGTGTGGTACCGCGACTCGACCTACACCAACAACTCCGTCGCCAACAACCTGCGGCTCCCGCCGAGCCTCGGACCCAAGGGCAGCCTGCTCGTCGTGGACTCCCACTTCGAGCCGCTGCGCCGCACCGGGGTCGCGGCCGAGAAGGACCCGACGGCCAACAAGAACCTGCAGGGACGCGTCCAGACGTCCAACGCGGCGTTCGGGTTCGGCAAGACGTACCCCTTCAAGGAGTGCATCGAGGCGGCCGGCGAGCCGTTCAGCGCCTACTGCACGGACTTCCCCGCGCAGAAGGGCGTGACGACCTTCACCGACGCGAAGACGTGGTATCCGGGCATCGAGCTGCTCAACGGCGGCCTGGCCTACCGGGACTTCGACGCCTCGGCGGTCGTGCCGTCCAAGGGCGACCAGACCTACAGCACCCGCGTCGTGCACGCGGACGGCACCCCGGCCCCCGAGCTGTACGGCCAGGTGGCCGCCGGTTCGGTGCTCGGCACCGGCAACCCCGGTGACGAGGGCAAGGCGCTCGGCGTGCAGTTCAAGCTGATCAGCCCGCTTCCGGGCAACCTGGGCGCGATCGTCCAGGTCGTCCCGCCGAAGAAGTAG